The following DNA comes from Thermoleophilaceae bacterium.
GCCACCACAACCCCGCAGGCGCCGGCGCAGACGCCGCAGACGAACAACCAGACCCCACAGCAGCAGACGCCGCAACAGCAAACCCCCGCGCCGCAGCAAACGCCACCGGCGCAGCAGACCCCCGCGCCCGGTACCGGCGGCGGCACGGGCGGAGCAACCCCAACCGGCTAGGCCCCAGCCCCTCTGGCCTCCGACCTCCGGCCTCCGGCCGCCATGGCCGCAGGCCAGGGCTTCGAAACGCTGCGACTCCTCGGATCGCAGAAACGCCACTGCAGCTCAACGGCCTTCGTGATCCCTATCCGCTCGCCGATCGCGAGCTCCGGCGGACGGTCTCCGTTCTGCGGCGGGAGGATCTCGATCGGGCCGTCGCCGAGGAGCGAGGTGTCGTTGAGGTCCAGGCCGATTCCAAGCGCCTGCGTGAGCTTGCCCGGCCCGTTGCAGAGCTGATTCACGTCGTGGAGGCGCCGCCGCTCGCGCATGATGTCGATGCCGTCGATCGGCTCGAGTGCGCGGATCAGCACCGCCGCGCCGACGCCCTCATCTTCAGCCAC
Coding sequences within:
- a CDS encoding DNA-3-methyladenine glycosylase, giving the protein ARSVHEVARDLVGCVVRHDGAAGRIVEVESYHQEEPACHAFIGPRPRTEVLFGPPGFAYVYRSYGIHALLNAVAEDEGVGAAVLIRALEPIDGIDIMRERRRLHDVNQLCNGPGKLTQALGIGLDLNDTSLLGDGPIEILPPQNGDRPPELAIGERIGITKAVELQWRFCDPRSRSVSKPWPAAMAAGGRRSEARGAGA